A window from Hymenobacter volaticus encodes these proteins:
- a CDS encoding IscS subfamily cysteine desulfurase has product MLKLPIYLDNNATTPLDPRVLEAMMPYLTEVFGNAASRNHPFGWAAEEAVDYARDQIAALINCDAKEIIFTSGATESDNLGIKGVFEMYAQKGNHIITATTEHKAVLDTCKHIEKLGGRVTYLPVNSEGLISLEELEAAMTPQTVLVTIMYGNNETGTIQPIREIAAIAHKHGALFMTDGTQAVGKIPVDVIADGIDLMAFTAHKMYGPKGVGALYVRRKNPRVKVTAQMDGGGHERGMRSGTLNVPGIVGLGKACELARLEMVADTQRLSAMRDRLERELLTLEESYVNGSREHRLPHVTNISFKYVEGEGLMMGVKDLAVSSGSACTSASLEPSYVLKALGLSDDLAHSSLRFGLSRFTTEEQIDYAINHVKEAVTKLREMSPLWEMFKEGIDLSKIEWAEH; this is encoded by the coding sequence ATGCTCAAGCTCCCTATCTACCTCGATAACAACGCTACCACGCCCCTCGACCCTCGGGTTCTGGAGGCGATGATGCCCTACTTGACGGAAGTATTCGGCAATGCTGCTTCTCGTAACCACCCATTTGGCTGGGCTGCTGAAGAAGCTGTTGACTATGCCCGCGACCAAATTGCCGCACTGATCAACTGTGATGCCAAGGAAATCATCTTCACCTCAGGTGCCACCGAGTCCGACAATCTCGGCATCAAAGGGGTATTCGAGATGTACGCCCAGAAAGGCAATCATATTATCACTGCCACCACCGAGCACAAAGCGGTGCTTGATACGTGCAAGCACATTGAGAAGCTTGGTGGCCGCGTTACGTATCTACCTGTAAACTCGGAAGGCCTTATCAGCCTCGAAGAGCTAGAGGCCGCCATGACTCCCCAGACTGTTCTGGTGACTATTATGTACGGCAACAACGAAACCGGCACCATTCAGCCGATTCGTGAAATTGCCGCTATTGCGCACAAGCACGGCGCGCTGTTCATGACGGATGGCACGCAAGCTGTTGGCAAGATTCCGGTGGACGTAATTGCCGATGGCATCGACCTGATGGCTTTCACAGCTCACAAAATGTACGGCCCCAAGGGTGTAGGAGCGCTGTATGTGCGTCGCAAAAACCCACGGGTAAAGGTTACGGCCCAGATGGACGGTGGTGGCCATGAGCGCGGTATGCGCTCAGGCACGCTGAACGTACCCGGCATTGTGGGTCTAGGCAAAGCTTGTGAATTAGCTCGCCTTGAAATGGTGGCTGATACCCAACGCCTAAGCGCTATGCGCGACCGGTTGGAGCGTGAACTGCTGACGCTTGAAGAAAGCTACGTCAATGGCTCACGGGAGCACCGCCTGCCGCACGTTACCAATATTTCCTTCAAATATGTAGAAGGCGAAGGCTTGATGATGGGAGTAAAAGACTTGGCAGTATCTTCGGGTTCGGCCTGTACTTCAGCTTCTTTGGAGCCTTCTTACGTATTGAAGGCACTAGGTTTGAGTGACGACCTCGCCCATAGCTCTCTCCGCTTTGGCTTGAGCCGCTTCACTACCGAAGAGCAAATCGATTACGCTATTAACCACGTAAAAGAAGCGGTAACCAAGCTCCGCGAAATGTCGCCGCTTTGGGAGATGTTCAAAGAAGGCATTGACCTGAGCAAGATTGAGTGGGCTGAACATTAA
- a CDS encoding glutathionylspermidine synthase family protein has product MIKLLPLSGDVSPAVRGLGWDWAIEDACQNYVAREALQLPEATADALLQAADSLYDMMVQSIPDSIPDDLLRLLAIPENLWAAVRHSWNDDRHWHLYGRFDLADTPDGPKLIEFNADTATSLPETAVVQWASLVAAGQAEDDRQVNGLFEGLQHQLAQWLELNSDLEPTLLLVHLPDSDEDAANCAVVAEAATEAGFELVHICSVDAMQISVQGEERGAWAETAPDNWQRFSFLFKLVPWEILADEEPELTADLTQLLQSRDLVIANPPYTLLFQSKGILAWLWQNFPHHPLLLEASLQDLAGHYVRKPLLGREGQNVMEVTDGRTGQAVEGDFSHQPQVRQRFAEFPKDAEGRRYQAGVFWAGAASAIGFRRDSGFITNLSEFVPHIIL; this is encoded by the coding sequence ATGATAAAGCTGCTGCCACTTTCTGGCGATGTCAGTCCTGCCGTGCGCGGCCTTGGTTGGGATTGGGCCATCGAAGATGCTTGCCAGAACTATGTGGCTCGTGAAGCGCTGCAACTGCCTGAAGCTACTGCCGATGCTCTGCTGCAAGCCGCTGATTCACTCTATGATATGATGGTGCAGTCCATCCCCGATTCTATTCCCGACGATTTGCTGCGCCTGCTCGCTATTCCTGAAAACCTTTGGGCTGCCGTCCGTCACTCCTGGAACGACGACCGGCATTGGCATCTATATGGCCGCTTCGATCTGGCTGATACTCCGGATGGCCCCAAGCTAATCGAGTTTAATGCCGACACTGCCACCAGCCTACCCGAAACCGCCGTGGTGCAATGGGCGAGCTTAGTAGCAGCCGGCCAAGCCGAGGACGACCGGCAAGTAAACGGCCTCTTCGAGGGTCTGCAACACCAGCTAGCACAATGGCTAGAGCTCAACAGTGATTTAGAGCCTACGCTTCTGCTCGTTCACCTTCCCGACAGCGACGAGGATGCTGCCAATTGCGCCGTAGTGGCTGAAGCCGCCACGGAAGCTGGCTTCGAGTTGGTGCATATTTGCTCAGTTGACGCCATGCAGATATCGGTGCAGGGGGAGGAGCGAGGCGCATGGGCAGAAACCGCGCCCGATAACTGGCAGCGCTTTAGCTTTCTGTTTAAACTCGTGCCATGGGAAATCTTGGCCGACGAAGAACCCGAACTGACCGCGGACCTTACTCAACTACTGCAAAGCCGTGACCTAGTTATTGCTAATCCACCCTATACGCTTCTATTTCAAAGCAAAGGTATTCTGGCGTGGTTGTGGCAAAATTTTCCGCATCATCCTTTGCTACTCGAAGCTTCTCTGCAAGATTTGGCGGGCCACTATGTTCGTAAGCCTCTCTTGGGTAGAGAAGGCCAAAATGTAATGGAAGTAACTGATGGACGTACTGGACAAGCTGTAGAGGGTGATTTTTCTCATCAGCCCCAAGTGCGCCAACGCTTCGCTGAATTTCCAAAAGATGCTGAAGGGCGCCGCTACCAAGCCGGAGTATTCTGGGCTGGTGCTGCCAGCGCCATTGGGTTCCGCCGTGATTCCGGGTTCATTACAAATTTATCGGAGTTTGTACCGCACATTATTTTATAA
- a CDS encoding T9SS type A sorting domain-containing protein produces the protein MNGKGYDNFRINLPSGIQYIRFYIIANCGENELWTIDEVSLNSNSSSPLPVELKSFTAAFSAKGTQLQWATASEKDNAAFEVQRGATAEQFQTIGRVSGQGTSSQGHSYSWVDKQPLPGLSYYRLRQLDYDDTESFSPVAVVQQSTDLLAASFSPNPSAGFVTLAPTLGDVQYRVLNSLGQLVLTGKASGGNKVDLQSLRTGSYFLELHSASGRKIERFIRE, from the coding sequence TTGAATGGTAAGGGATACGATAATTTTCGTATTAATCTTCCATCAGGGATACAGTACATCAGGTTCTATATTATTGCTAACTGTGGTGAAAACGAGTTATGGACTATAGACGAAGTATCTCTCAATAGCAACAGCAGCTCCCCATTACCAGTTGAGCTAAAAAGCTTTACTGCAGCATTCTCAGCAAAAGGCACCCAGCTACAATGGGCAACGGCTTCGGAAAAGGATAACGCAGCTTTTGAAGTGCAACGTGGTGCCACGGCTGAGCAGTTTCAAACTATTGGCCGCGTCAGCGGGCAGGGCACTAGCAGCCAGGGGCATAGCTACTCGTGGGTGGACAAGCAGCCGCTGCCAGGACTGAGCTATTACCGCTTGCGTCAACTCGATTATGATGACACCGAATCTTTCTCGCCAGTAGCAGTGGTACAACAATCCACCGACCTACTCGCTGCTAGCTTCTCCCCTAATCCAAGCGCCGGATTTGTTACTCTGGCGCCAACTCTCGGCGACGTGCAATATCGAGTCCTTAATTCACTTGGGCAGTTAGTACTGACCGGCAAAGCAAGTGGCGGTAACAAAGTGGACTTGCAGTCATTGCGAACAGGCTCATACTTTCTGGAACTACATTCAGCTAGTGGTCGCAAGATCGAGCGTTTTATACGCGAGTAG
- a CDS encoding siderophore-interacting protein, with protein MGLLDSLAKQVLKRATITRVVPIARHTYHLTLQGPDLADLNYTPGQTLNVFFDLSGPEAALRKRTYSIWQYDPEALTLELAVCTFSNGPGARWAQQCRPGDDVYFNGPGGKFVLDTTAASYCLLGDVATLSHLYALRRQIPPNQTVFSLVHVQSQDDCFPDLDGSYPLHFALANHLSAPEVLAEVAAQGLRSAAGCMFYIGGSQALCVETHQLLRKQWHVPTAQLKAKPFWK; from the coding sequence ATGGGTTTACTTGATTCCTTGGCCAAGCAAGTACTTAAACGTGCTACTATCACGCGCGTAGTACCCATTGCTCGTCATACCTATCACCTCACGCTTCAAGGCCCTGACCTAGCCGATCTGAACTACACACCCGGCCAAACGCTGAACGTGTTCTTCGACTTAAGTGGTCCTGAAGCAGCGTTGCGTAAACGCACGTATTCTATCTGGCAGTACGATCCCGAAGCGCTAACTCTGGAACTGGCAGTGTGCACCTTCTCGAACGGCCCCGGCGCCCGGTGGGCTCAGCAATGCCGCCCCGGCGACGACGTGTATTTCAACGGTCCGGGGGGCAAGTTTGTGCTCGACACCACAGCTGCTAGCTATTGCCTGCTCGGTGATGTAGCCACGTTGTCGCACCTATATGCTTTGCGTCGTCAGATACCGCCGAACCAGACCGTTTTTAGCTTGGTGCATGTCCAGAGCCAAGACGACTGCTTTCCTGACCTTGATGGTAGTTATCCGCTGCACTTTGCCCTTGCCAACCACCTATCAGCACCCGAAGTATTAGCCGAAGTAGCGGCGCAAGGACTGCGTTCGGCAGCGGGGTGCATGTTTTATATCGGCGGTTCCCAGGCACTGTGCGTCGAAACGCATCAGTTGCTACGCAAGCAATGGCACGTACCAACCGCTCAACTCAAAGCCAAGCCTTTCTGGAAATAG
- a CDS encoding T9SS type A sorting domain-containing protein: MVTTTASLPSTTNLILQIRKPSGISNRQYRIDDLTLREYVPSLTATINNQIFPETPVNQQSETRLLTVTGSDLTDNIVIAAPAGYLVRSANTTTTYAQSVTLAPNTNGNASAQFDLIFAPTLTTAPGPYPYPVTRNINVASTGATTVSVTVSGSATAPQPILTANPISLAFGTQTVGTSSAGQTFQLTGQDLTGNVTVTPSAGFEIRQSGGTFSPNQLIIAPSSGSLNVLIEVRFVPGTTGDITGNIIATGNGSSRATVAVSGSGTPAPVMPVISASPNALDFQTITSSGSTQNQTFTASATNLSGPLTLTPSNANIQIRNATVIGSNFASAPLNINPNASGNITNQTIEVRLVRTVSQGSFSGSVALTSTGATQVDVSINANNPTGAISDISLTNSILREFSTSPTIPSSIQSYTVSADNLLQDLTITAPQFFQISLTNNLSAPGGFNSLGTVTGNSIVLPRITGSSTPSQNNDVELTTIYVRYYPPAAQTNRGQVVTNSSAPAETQYVTVNGSSEPEVNVRGTFTEVLNQVKGTQSAAQSLVIVGARLNSSVVLRVPQDPEPPTTASPLNPSRTPQFQISRVADFSDIGTTNNPTGYSLTLVPDGNDSLARITLYARYAPTRVGSSLADLLFRTPDLGGNVEFDRRPNARLQGRSIDVEPTRQSGGTLTRSSDGRSVTIVFKQEDGSTFPGNPEAAGFGENRLIIASLNSTLTAGSFPVDATPYDPNNNEYGGNNPNSRINGNYVVFASSAATATITGLDPNTTYYFFGFEYNNDQVGGAENYKTPNLPIGIQLPLPVQLVDFTAQLRKRKVNLQWVTASEKNNRGFEVQRSQNGKQFSTVLFKEGHGTTSSRSTYEAIDEQPLPGVSYYRLKQIDNDGKFVYSPVVTVKSQNVTEVTAYPNPTSGKLTISLPQEQVSAAVNIRITDLSGRIVKTLSLPATNEVDLSELKAGTYLITVVTEHEQTTRRVVKN, translated from the coding sequence TTGGTAACCACCACAGCTTCCTTGCCTTCAACGACCAACCTGATCCTGCAAATTCGTAAGCCTTCCGGAATCAGTAATCGGCAGTACCGAATCGACGACTTGACACTGCGTGAGTACGTTCCCTCGCTGACGGCCACCATCAACAACCAGATTTTTCCGGAAACACCTGTCAACCAGCAGTCGGAAACCCGCTTGTTGACAGTAACCGGTAGCGACCTGACCGACAACATAGTAATCGCGGCTCCGGCTGGTTATTTGGTGCGCTCAGCAAACACTACTACCACGTATGCGCAGTCGGTAACTCTGGCGCCAAACACCAATGGAAATGCTTCGGCTCAGTTTGACCTAATATTTGCGCCGACCTTAACCACAGCTCCCGGCCCATATCCCTATCCTGTAACCCGTAATATAAATGTAGCCAGCACGGGGGCAACGACTGTCAGCGTGACCGTATCGGGTAGCGCAACGGCTCCTCAGCCAATATTAACTGCCAACCCAATTTCGCTGGCATTTGGTACGCAGACTGTAGGCACCAGTTCGGCTGGTCAAACTTTTCAGCTAACGGGCCAAGATCTGACCGGAAACGTGACCGTGACCCCATCGGCTGGCTTCGAAATCCGGCAGAGCGGCGGGACGTTTTCGCCTAACCAATTGATTATCGCTCCTTCCAGTGGCAGCCTGAACGTGCTGATCGAGGTGCGCTTTGTACCGGGCACGACGGGAGATATTACTGGTAACATAATAGCTACCGGCAATGGTAGCTCACGGGCAACTGTAGCAGTAAGTGGTTCGGGAACTCCTGCGCCCGTAATGCCGGTTATTAGCGCCTCACCGAATGCTCTCGATTTTCAGACGATAACTAGCAGCGGTTCAACTCAGAACCAGACATTTACGGCGAGTGCTACCAATCTAAGTGGTCCGCTGACATTGACTCCGTCTAATGCCAACATTCAGATTCGTAATGCTACGGTTATAGGCAGCAACTTCGCTAGTGCCCCGCTTAACATCAACCCCAACGCATCAGGTAACATCACCAACCAAACTATCGAGGTTCGATTGGTGCGCACCGTAAGCCAAGGGTCTTTTAGTGGTAGCGTTGCCTTAACTAGTACAGGAGCAACCCAGGTTGACGTATCGATAAATGCCAATAACCCTACCGGGGCAATTTCTGATATTTCGCTCACCAATTCAATCTTAAGAGAATTTAGTACTTCACCGACTATACCGTCCAGCATCCAGTCATATACAGTGTCGGCCGATAACTTGCTGCAAGACCTGACCATTACCGCGCCACAGTTCTTCCAGATTTCGCTCACTAATAACCTAAGCGCTCCGGGAGGATTTAACTCGTTGGGTACTGTTACCGGCAACTCTATCGTGCTGCCTCGCATTACAGGTTCGTCGACGCCTTCGCAGAATAATGATGTAGAGCTAACGACAATATATGTGCGCTACTACCCACCAGCTGCTCAGACCAACCGTGGCCAAGTTGTTACCAATAGCAGTGCACCGGCTGAGACGCAATACGTAACAGTGAACGGCTCGAGCGAGCCGGAAGTAAACGTTCGTGGTACTTTTACGGAGGTTTTAAACCAAGTGAAGGGTACGCAGTCGGCAGCTCAGTCATTGGTGATTGTTGGCGCACGTCTCAACAGCAGTGTAGTGTTGCGCGTGCCCCAGGACCCCGAGCCTCCTACGACGGCTTCTCCTCTGAATCCTAGCCGTACTCCACAGTTTCAGATTTCGCGGGTTGCCGACTTCTCGGACATCGGTACAACGAACAATCCCACTGGTTATTCGCTTACACTCGTTCCAGACGGCAATGATAGTTTGGCTCGTATAACGCTGTATGCCCGTTACGCTCCCACACGGGTGGGCTCAAGCTTGGCCGACTTGCTTTTCCGTACGCCCGACCTGGGAGGAAATGTGGAATTTGATCGTAGGCCTAATGCTCGTTTGCAGGGGCGTTCTATCGACGTAGAGCCTACACGTCAGTCTGGAGGAACTCTGACTCGTTCTTCGGATGGAAGAAGCGTTACAATCGTTTTTAAACAAGAGGATGGGTCAACATTTCCAGGTAATCCGGAGGCTGCCGGATTTGGTGAAAACAGGCTTATCATAGCTAGCCTTAACAGTACGCTGACGGCAGGTTCTTTCCCAGTAGATGCTACGCCTTATGATCCTAATAACAACGAGTATGGGGGGAATAACCCGAACAGTAGAATTAATGGTAACTATGTAGTATTTGCTAGTTCGGCTGCCACGGCTACTATCACGGGTCTGGACCCCAATACCACTTATTATTTCTTCGGATTTGAATACAACAACGACCAAGTTGGAGGGGCCGAGAACTACAAAACGCCAAACCTACCTATTGGAATACAATTGCCACTACCTGTTCAATTGGTAGACTTCACAGCGCAGTTGCGTAAAAGAAAAGTAAACCTGCAATGGGTAACTGCATCTGAGAAGAACAACCGCGGCTTTGAAGTTCAGCGGAGCCAGAATGGCAAGCAATTCTCAACTGTGCTCTTTAAAGAAGGACACGGTACCACTTCTTCGCGCAGCACTTACGAAGCCATTGACGAGCAACCGCTACCAGGTGTGAGCTATTATCGTCTCAAGCAAATTGACAACGATGGCAAGTTTGTATACTCGCCTGTTGTTACTGTGAAGAGCCAGAATGTAACGGAAGTTACTGCCTATCCTAATCCTACATCAGGTAAGTTGACTATCAGTTTACCACAGGAACAAGTTAGCGCTGCAGTAAACATTCGCATCACTGATTTAAGTGGGCGTATTGTGAAGACGCTGTCATTGCCTGCAACTAACGAAGTTGATTTGAGTGAGCTTAAGGCAGGAACCTATTTGATCACAGTAGTAACCGAGCATGAACAAACTACTCGTAGAGTGGTGAAGAACTAG
- a CDS encoding SDR family NAD(P)-dependent oxidoreductase: MNNVWFITGSSRGLGRSLTEAVLASGGQVAATARNPEQLAPLVAQYGSQILPLALDVNNSTQIKEAVAAAVARFGRLDVVVNNAGFGITGAAEAYTEEQVRTQLETNLYAPIAMTRAVLPYLRKQRSGRILQISSIGGRVGSAGITIYQAAKFGLSGFTEALAKEVAPLGIYVTSVEPGGFRTDWAGASMSYAPTLEGYDLVNSRAEFFASGKFVPMGDPDKAAQVMLALVEHPAPPVHLVLGSEAVAFLKHADATRQAEFEQWLPVSVSTDHDEAENFLETELGKTYIKK; the protein is encoded by the coding sequence ATGAACAACGTATGGTTTATCACGGGTAGCTCGCGCGGCTTGGGCCGTAGTTTAACAGAAGCAGTGTTGGCAAGTGGCGGACAAGTAGCAGCTACGGCTCGTAATCCCGAGCAACTGGCGCCGCTCGTCGCTCAATACGGCAGCCAGATTTTGCCCCTGGCGCTAGACGTCAACAATTCAACGCAGATCAAGGAGGCGGTTGCTGCAGCCGTAGCGCGCTTTGGCCGTCTGGATGTGGTAGTCAACAACGCAGGTTTTGGCATCACGGGAGCCGCTGAGGCCTACACCGAAGAACAGGTTCGCACGCAATTGGAAACCAACTTGTATGCCCCTATTGCCATGACTCGCGCCGTGCTACCGTACTTACGCAAGCAGCGTTCGGGGCGTATCCTGCAAATAAGCTCTATCGGTGGCCGGGTAGGCAGTGCAGGCATTACAATATATCAGGCCGCCAAATTTGGGTTAAGTGGTTTCACCGAAGCCTTGGCTAAGGAAGTAGCACCGCTTGGTATTTACGTCACGTCGGTAGAACCCGGTGGCTTCCGCACCGATTGGGCCGGCGCTTCTATGAGCTATGCCCCCACCTTAGAAGGGTATGATTTGGTTAACTCGCGGGCCGAATTCTTTGCCAGTGGCAAGTTCGTTCCGATGGGCGACCCTGACAAAGCTGCGCAGGTGATGCTGGCTTTGGTTGAACATCCCGCGCCACCTGTGCACCTCGTGCTCGGCAGCGAAGCCGTCGCCTTTCTGAAACACGCCGACGCCACCCGGCAAGCAGAGTTCGAGCAGTGGTTGCCCGTTAGTGTATCCACCGACCATGATGAGGCTGAAAACTTCCTGGAAACCGAACTAGGCAAAACCTACATCAAAAAGTAG
- a CDS encoding L-threonylcarbamoyladenylate synthase: MSSFFRQEVDAAVDALLLQQVILYPTDTVWGLGCDAEVPPAVERLYKLKQRPPEKSCIVLVADEVMFARYAAVVPSHLPMLLAAQSKPTTYVVPGSRHLAPNLLAADGTIGLRVVLNDEFCHKVVRRLGHGLVSTSANLSGEPTPGLYSEVNPTLIRNADYVVNWRQDETARTTPSRVVRVLDDGALEVLRD, encoded by the coding sequence ATGAGTAGCTTTTTCCGTCAGGAAGTGGATGCCGCCGTGGATGCCTTGCTGTTGCAGCAAGTAATTCTGTACCCAACCGATACGGTGTGGGGGTTGGGTTGTGATGCAGAAGTGCCGCCAGCCGTAGAACGCTTGTATAAGTTAAAGCAGCGCCCGCCTGAAAAATCATGCATCGTGTTGGTGGCAGACGAGGTAATGTTTGCGCGCTACGCCGCCGTGGTACCATCGCATCTGCCGATGCTACTCGCGGCGCAGTCGAAGCCTACCACTTATGTAGTACCTGGCAGCCGTCATTTAGCGCCCAACTTGTTGGCTGCCGATGGCACGATCGGGCTGCGGGTGGTGCTCAACGATGAATTCTGCCACAAAGTAGTTCGGCGACTAGGGCACGGGCTGGTATCTACTTCGGCCAACTTAAGCGGTGAGCCGACGCCGGGGCTGTACTCGGAAGTGAATCCTACCTTGATTCGTAACGCTGACTACGTCGTGAATTGGCGCCAAGACGAAACAGCCCGAACCACGCCCTCACGGGTAGTTCGGGTGCTAGACGATGGGGCATTGGAAGTATTGCGTGACTAG
- the murI gene encoding glutamate racemase, with amino-acid sequence MNLTTRPIGVFDSGIGGLTVARAVARELPHERLVYFGDTAHLPYGDKSTAAIQAYSVKICDLLLKQQCKVILIACNSASAAAYELVREYVGSKARVLNVIDPIVAHVGAAYAGRTVGLIGTKQTVNSNVYRKKIDDLDAGVQLQSLATPLLAPMIEEGFFANTISDSIIRSYLTNSALDGIEALVLACTHYPLIKKQIAEYYQDKVEVLDASDVVAAHVKKYLDENQLAALPGSQPPAHHFYVSDFTRSFEESTRIFFEQEVHLEHYPLWE; translated from the coding sequence ATGAACCTCACTACCCGGCCCATCGGCGTATTCGACAGTGGTATTGGCGGGCTTACGGTGGCGCGCGCCGTAGCCCGGGAGTTGCCCCACGAGCGGCTCGTGTATTTTGGCGACACAGCCCACCTGCCGTACGGCGACAAATCCACGGCTGCCATTCAAGCATACTCAGTGAAAATCTGTGACTTACTGCTTAAACAGCAGTGTAAGGTCATCCTTATTGCTTGCAATTCAGCATCGGCGGCCGCTTACGAACTGGTGCGCGAATATGTCGGCTCTAAAGCACGCGTACTCAATGTTATCGACCCGATTGTGGCGCATGTGGGGGCTGCTTATGCTGGCCGTACCGTGGGCCTGATTGGCACCAAGCAAACCGTAAACAGCAACGTATATCGCAAAAAGATAGACGACTTGGATGCCGGTGTGCAACTGCAAAGCTTGGCCACACCGCTGCTGGCGCCTATGATCGAGGAAGGGTTTTTTGCGAATACCATATCGGACAGCATTATTCGCTCCTACCTCACTAATTCCGCCCTAGACGGTATTGAGGCACTGGTGCTGGCCTGTACGCATTACCCGTTGATAAAAAAGCAGATTGCCGAGTACTACCAAGACAAAGTAGAGGTGCTGGACGCTTCGGATGTGGTAGCTGCCCACGTCAAAAAATACCTAGATGAAAACCAGTTAGCGGCCTTACCCGGTTCGCAGCCCCCGGCTCACCATTTTTACGTTTCTGACTTCACCCGTTCGTTTGAAGAAAGCACGCGCATTTTCTTTGAGCAAGAAGTGCACTTAGAGCATTATCCGCTGTGGGAATAA
- the iscU gene encoding Fe-S cluster assembly scaffold IscU translates to MAYSDKVIDHYSNPRNVGTLDKSKKNVGTGLVGAPECGDVMRLQIEVDETTNTITDAKFKTFGCGSAIASSSLATEWLKGKTVDEALAIDNMEIVEELALPPVKIHCSVLAEDAIKSAINDYRVKNGLPALEEAKAHH, encoded by the coding sequence ATGGCTTATTCCGATAAAGTAATTGACCATTACAGCAATCCTCGCAACGTAGGTACGCTGGACAAGAGCAAGAAAAACGTGGGCACCGGCCTCGTTGGTGCTCCCGAGTGCGGCGACGTAATGCGTCTACAAATCGAGGTGGACGAAACCACCAATACCATCACCGATGCCAAGTTCAAGACCTTCGGTTGCGGCTCGGCTATTGCGTCGTCGTCGTTGGCAACGGAGTGGCTGAAAGGTAAAACCGTTGACGAGGCACTGGCCATCGACAACATGGAGATTGTGGAAGAGTTGGCTTTGCCGCCCGTTAAAATCCACTGCTCTGTGCTAGCCGAAGATGCCATCAAGTCGGCCATCAACGACTACCGCGTGAAGAACGGCTTGCCCGCTCTGGAAGAAGCTAAGGCGCACCACTAA
- a CDS encoding HesB/IscA family protein, with protein sequence MITVSDKAKEKVEKLMHDAELDPTYRLRASVAGGGCSGLSYKLDFDNEVKPMDQEFEDKGVKVVVDMKSFLYLAGTELNFSDGLNGKGFYFDNPNASRTCGCGESFSV encoded by the coding sequence ATGATCACCGTTTCTGATAAAGCCAAAGAAAAAGTTGAGAAGCTCATGCACGATGCTGAGCTAGATCCAACTTACCGCTTGCGTGCCTCGGTGGCCGGCGGCGGCTGTTCGGGCTTGAGCTATAAGCTCGACTTCGATAACGAAGTGAAACCCATGGACCAGGAGTTCGAGGATAAGGGAGTGAAGGTAGTAGTGGATATGAAAAGCTTCCTCTACTTAGCCGGTACCGAACTCAATTTCTCCGATGGCCTCAACGGTAAAGGTTTTTACTTCGACAACCCCAATGCCTCTCGCACCTGCGGTTGCGGCGAGAGCTTCTCAGTATAA
- a CDS encoding helix-turn-helix domain-containing protein, with protein MLIQKENQKRPPILYSCYFSRSREGEQFVPEHVLSFQIAGTLITNDGNQQHTFKEGSIRFIKRNHLLKFEKRPPENGEFKSLSVSLDQETLRSISLEYGYHADKHLPPGEATVELAPNQLYKSYLDSLRPYEQLAEPGNEGLLSLKLREAVMLLLKSNPKLKDVLFDFSEPGKLDLEAFMNRNFHFKVELKRFAYLTGRSLATFKRDFEKIFQLSPSRWLQQRRLQEAYYLIKEKGKAPSEVYLELGFEDLSHFSFAFKKMYGLAPSKI; from the coding sequence ATGCTTATCCAAAAAGAAAACCAGAAACGCCCGCCAATACTGTATTCCTGCTACTTCAGTAGAAGCAGGGAGGGCGAGCAATTTGTACCGGAGCATGTTCTTAGCTTTCAGATAGCTGGCACGCTCATCACCAACGACGGCAACCAGCAACATACCTTTAAAGAAGGCTCCATCCGCTTCATCAAGCGCAACCACCTGCTTAAGTTTGAGAAGCGCCCACCCGAGAACGGCGAGTTCAAGTCCTTGTCTGTTTCGCTGGACCAAGAAACGTTGCGCAGTATCAGCCTGGAATATGGCTACCACGCCGACAAGCATTTACCTCCCGGCGAGGCCACCGTGGAGCTAGCTCCTAACCAACTCTACAAAAGCTACCTTGATTCATTGAGGCCCTACGAGCAACTGGCCGAGCCCGGCAATGAGGGCTTACTGTCGTTGAAGCTGCGAGAAGCTGTTATGCTGTTACTCAAATCCAATCCGAAGTTAAAAGACGTGTTGTTTGACTTCTCCGAGCCCGGCAAACTCGACTTGGAAGCGTTTATGAACCGAAACTTCCATTTTAAAGTGGAATTGAAACGGTTTGCTTATTTGACGGGCCGCAGTCTAGCCACCTTCAAGCGAGATTTCGAAAAGATATTCCAGCTGTCGCCTAGCCGCTGGCTGCAACAAAGACGCTTACAAGAGGCCTATTATCTGATCAAAGAGAAGGGCAAAGCTCCTTCAGAGGTATATCTGGAACTAGGCTTCGAAGACCTCTCGCATTTCTCTTTCGCTTTCAAGAAAATGTACGGGTTGGCCCCATCTAAAATTTAA